A DNA window from Arachis hypogaea cultivar Tifrunner chromosome 18, arahy.Tifrunner.gnm2.J5K5, whole genome shotgun sequence contains the following coding sequences:
- the LOC112770995 gene encoding transcription factor bHLH18-like — protein sequence MDDQVNECLCRTNNFDEDYLLRDILQQPQQRSQTAIGNRATSSYILSFDKSASKRRRSASETADHIMSERNRRQELSRKFIALSATIPGLKKAHVLEEAIKYVKELEERVKVLEEDGEISITRSHVCGCGHETLPEVEARVFGKQVLIKIHCVTQCGVLIQIFSQLQLLHLSISSSNVLPFGNTLDITIIAHVRKSTILYSLLFITHIHNYSIVLQMVTNAAIK from the exons atggATGATCAAGTGAATGAATGCCTTTGCCGCACCAACAACTTTGATGAAGATTACCTCCTGAGAGATATCCTCCAGCAGCCGCAACAAAGAAGCCAGACGGCCATCGGAAATAGGGCAACAAGTTCTTATATACTGTCTTTCGATAAATCGGCAAGTAAGAGGAGAAGAAGCGCTTCAGAGACGGCGGATCACATAATGTCAGAGAGGAACAGGAGACAGGAACTCTCTAGAAAGTTCATTGCACTTTCCGCAACTATACCTGGCTTGAAGAAG GCGCACGTACTTGAAGAAGCCATAAAGTATGTGAAAGAACTAGAAGAGCGTGTGAAGGTGCTGGAAGAAGATGGCGAGATAAGCATAACGAGATCTCATGTGTGCGGGTGCGGCCACGAGACACTTCCAGAAGTTGAAGCAAGAGTATTTGGGAAGCAAGTGCTCATCAAAATTCACTGTGTCACTCAATGCGGCGTTCTCATCCAAATATTCTCCCAACTTCAACTCCTTCATCTTTCCATTTCCAGCAGTAACGTCTTACCATTTGGGAACACTCTTGACATCACCATTATTGCTCACGTACGTAAATCCACAATTCTATATTCTCTTCTCTTCATTACTCACATTCACAACTACTCCATCGTTCTACAGATGGTCACAAATGCAGCTATCAAATAG
- the LOC112770993 gene encoding BRAP2 RING ZnF UBP domain-containing protein 2, protein MSTSWRSSTAVSSPPIPIPIPIPIPNEEPSSFSTSVFNFSSGNPRIEETRGLMHLFPDQDSPSTLPFGRKPLVCVVGVPNHMTYADFCQFCGSFLHHILEMRIVRMDGTEDQYSVLIRFDDQDSTDSFFKHYNGRRFSSLEVEICRVLFTLDVQYTGSIEHAQPSNATSTEQPTCPVCLERLDQDTSGILTTICNHSFHCSCISKWADSSCPVCRYCQQQAEKSICSVCRTTENLWICVICGFVGCGRYKAGHAIMHWKETQHCYALDVETKRVWDFAGDNYVHRLIQSKTDGKLVELNTHCVHAENGCGSCSCEDNSMSEALLNSKVEAIVNEYNELLATQLENQKSYFESLLQEVKEETETKISKAVQKAVSLKQQKIQAKIDRCNKEKKFLEELNENLVKNEDAWKAKLLEIEERERKFLKLSEERVTSLEEQLRYLMTCLDDAKPEQQQLPEQNEIKDGPVSASSKESSSTNNSQVGKNP, encoded by the exons ATGTCTACTAGCTGGCGTTCAAGCACTGCCGTTTCATCACCGCCAATCccaattccaattccaattccAATCCCCAACGAGGAGCCTTCATCATTCTCCACCTCCGTCTTCAACTTCTCCTCCGGAAACCCTAGGATCGAGGAGACCCGCGGCCTCATGCATCTCTTCCCCGACCAAGATTCCCCTTCTACCCTCCCTTTTGGACGCAAACCCCTCGTCTGCGTCGTCGGTGTCCCCAATCACATGACCTACGCCGACTTCTGCCAGTTCTGTGGTTCCTTCCTTCACCACATCCTTGAGATGCGCATTGTCAG AATGGATGGAACGGAAGATCAGTACAGCGTTTTGATCCGCTTCGACGATCAAGACTCCACCGACAGCTTCTTCAAGCATTACAATGGCCGCCGTTTCTCCTCTCTGGAG GTTGAGATTTGCCGTGTTCTTTTCACGTTGGATGTGCAGTACACTGGTTCCATTGAACATGCCCAACCATCCAATGCTACCTCCACTGAACAGCCCACATGTCCAGTTTGCCTTG AGCGGTTAGATCAAGACACCAGTGGAATTCTCACTACTATATGTAATCATTCTTTTCATTGTTCGTGCATATCAAAATGGGCTGATTCTTCTTGTCCT GTGTGCCGCTATTGCCAACAGCAAGCTGAAAAATCGATATGTTCTGTTTGTCGGACCACTGAGAACCTTTGGATATGTGTTATATGCGGATTTGTTGGCTGTGGAAG ATATAAAGCAGGACATGCCATCATGCACTGGAAAGAGACACAGCATTGCTATGCCCTAGACGTGGAAACTAAGCGTGTGTGGGATTTTGCGGGAGACAACTATGTTCATAGACTTATTCAGTCCAAAACCGATGGGAAGTTGGTTGAGCTGAACACTCACTGTGTTCATGCAGAGAATGGGTGTGGAAGTTGCAGCTGTGAAGATAATTCTATGAGCGAGGCGTTACTTAATAGTAAAGTTGAAGCA ATTGTCAATGAGTACAATGAATTGCTTGCTACTCAACTTGAAAACCAAAAATCT TATTTTGAGTCGTTGTTACAAGAGGTAAAAGAAGAAACTGAGACAAAAATCTCTAAAGCTGTTCAGAAGGCTGTCAGTCTTAAACAACAGAAGATTCAGGCCAAGATTGACAGATGTAACAAAGAGAAGAAATTTCTGGAGGAG CTTAATGAGAATCTTGTTAAAAATGAGGATGCTTGGAAAGCAAAGTTGCTTGAGATTGAGGAGAG ggaaagaaaatTCTTAAAACTGTCGGAGGAGAGAGTAACAAGCCTGGAAGAGCAG CTTAGATATCTCATGACTTGTCTAGATGATGCGAAGCCGGAACAACAACAGTTGCCTGAGCAAAACGAAATCAAAGATGGGCCTGTGTCTGCCTCATCAAAGGAATCCTCGTCAACTAATAACTCTCAGGTTGGCAAAAATCCATAA